Genomic DNA from uncultured Methanospirillum sp.:
ACAGTTCAGATCAGAAACATCCAAAGATCAGCGGCAACATCGTGGTCTGGGAAGACAACCGGAACGGCGGTTCTGATGTTTACGGAATAGATCTGAGAAACCTGCATGAGATCCGGCTATCCGCAACAGGAAATGCATACAACCCTGATGTTTCAGGTGTCCTCGTTGTCTGGGAGGATCGCTCAGGAAGCAACTCTGACATCATGCTTCTCGACCTGATCAGCGGAAGGATATACAACCTCGGTAACGATCAGTTCGATCAGAAAGCCCCATCCATATACGGTGATTACGTCTCCTGGGAGGATTACAGCTCAGGAAACCCGAACATTTATGTGATGAAACTGAGTGGTTCAGGAATCAACACGGGGACCACCAGGACTCCCTCCGGGAATTATTACTTCTACGGTGCTGTTAACCGTGCAGGAAATCCGGTACCGGTTGGATCAACTATCACAGCCATGGTTGACGGCGAGACTGCAGCCAGATGCAGTTTCACTGTTGACAAGGACGGGGCATACGGATCACAGGACGGAAAATACTTTAATATCCCGATCTATTCCGACGATGCCGGAAAGAAACTCACATTCTACGTTGACGGTGCACCGGTAGACCAGACCATGGTGATTGCAACCACCGGAGGAACCCAGATGCTGGACCTGAACGTTTCAGGCACCACCATCGGATCAGGGCTGATCCAGGGTACCCAGACCGGAAAGTACCAGTTCTACGGGGCAATCACCAATGCAGGCAGTGCTATGCCGGTTGGATCAACAATCACGGCCATGGTTGAGGGGTCAACCGATGTCCGTGGCAGTTTCACTGTTGACAAGGATGGAGCATACGGGGCACAGGGAAGCAAATACTTCGAGGTTCCTGTTTACTCCGGTGATGTTGGAAAGAAACTCACATTCTACGTTGACAGTGTTCCGATCGACCAGACCATTGTAATTGGAAAAGACGGGGGTATCCAGTCACTTGATCTGAGTTCGTCGTACGGTTCGAGAGTGAACAGTTACCAGTTCTCAGGAACTGCCCAGCTCAACTCACAGAACGCTCCAAGTGGAACAGTTCTGTATGCATTAATTGATGGCAGAATCAGAGGACAGGCCTCGGTATATTCAACAGGCCAGTACTCCGGGCTCAGTGTCCCGGTTTACTCACCCGATGTAGGGAAGTACATCACATTCGCAGCAACATACAACGGAATTACGTACTCTTCAGGCCAGCAGGTTCAGGTCAGTACACGCAGTTCCGGAGGAGTGGGCCTGATGTCTGCCGGCTCTTCGGATGTCTCTGCAGAGTCGGTGGTTTCCCAGACCCTCAATCTTGCATTCACATCATCATCATCACCATCCCAGAACCAGTATATTTTAAGTGGTTCTGCCATGGTCGGTAGTCAGTATGCATCGAGCGGTACAATCATCACGGCTCTCGTGGGCAATGTAGGAAGGGCACAGACAACAGTCACCACAACCGGCCAGTACTCGGGCCTGACTGTTCCGATCTACTCATCAGATGCCGGTCAGTACATGACCTTCACCGCATCATACAACGGGGCCACGTACACAACCTCCCAGCAGTATCTGGTTGGCAGCAGTACCGGAACCGGTAGTGGTGGAGGAGTTGCCCTGATGTCAGTCGGATCAACTGGTGGCGTATCTGCTGAAGGAACAATAACACAGCGCCTTGATCTCACCTTCAGTTCTTCCTCTTCACCTTCCCAGTCCAAGTATTACCTCTATGGCATGGCGACCGTAGGAGGAACACCGCTTGAGAATGGACGAATAATCTATGCAGTTGTAGACGGCCAGGCACGCGGACAGATCACAGTGTCCTCAGCAGGACAGTATGGCTCTGCAAGCGGTCCGTACCTTGAGGTTCCAATCTACCAGGGTGATGTCGGCAAGACAATCCGTTTCCAGACCGATACGGGTTCAGAAGCAGATCAGACGCAGCTGATTGTGAGCGGTCTTACGCTGCAAAAAAACCTGAACTTCTCAACAAACCCGGCAGGATATGCAGAGTTCACGGCAACCCCGGTTCAGGGAAGTGCACCACTCTCTGTGAAGTTCACTGACAGATCAACAGGGAGCCCGAAGACCCACTACTGGGACTTTGGGGACGGAACGACGTCAACTGATACCAACCCGGTTCATGTCTACCAGCGTGATGGAGTGTATTCTGTGGGTCTGGTTACCGGGTACTGGAACGGACAGTCGAAGACCACAGTCAAGCAGAACTTCATTGCAGTCGGAGCAGTAACTCCTCCAAGTGCACAGATTGGACTGAATCCGGGATGGAACTTCATATCCTCACCGAAGATGCTTACTGATGGAATGAACACTGCAAGAGCCGTCTTTGGACGGATCGATGTTGGTGGACACAGCATCTTCAGTTACAATCCACGTGCAAAGACCTGGACAACGGTCACGGCTGATGTAACCATCAAGCCGCTTGATGCATTCTGGGTCTATTCAACCAAAAAGGATGCACTGAACCTGTACTTCGCTGCCGATGCACTGCAGATTCCGCAGACCAAGAAACTGGTTAAGGGCTGGAACACATTTGGTGTGACAAACCTGAACACGATCTCTGCGTATAACACCCTCCTCTCGATAAGGGACAAGTGGGTGTACGTGATCGGATACGACTCTGCATCCCAGAGGTTCCAGAATACAATTATGAATGTCCCGGACAGTTCCCAGGGATCGCTCTATCCAGGATACGGGTACTGGATCTACATGAGCGATGAGGGTGACCTGGCGGCAGCAGGTATCTGAGTACCTGCTTCACTTTTTCCTTTAAGGGATGATAACCATGAAAGTTTTCACAGGTCTTATTGCATTTTTTGCTCTGCTGATGCTCTGTGGACCGGCTCTTGCAGCAGAGTTTGAGCCGGTTGCAGTCTTCAGCATTGAGGCGGCGGTCGCCCAGGTACCGGGAGTTGAAGAACAACTCACGTTTGACTCGATATTTGACTGGCAGCCAAGGCTGGACGAGCGGTATCTCACATGGGTCTGTTACACTGCTGGTGAGGGGAAGGTCTGGTATTATGATACCCAGGGAGGCAAGCGTGAGACGGTATCAAACATTGCCTGCGACCAGAACAACCCGGATATCTCGGACGGAAAGATCGTCTGGGACGATACCCGTAATGGCAACTCTGACATCTTCTCCTACGACATTTCTTCAGGAAAAGAAGATGCAGTATTTGTTTCAACAAGCAACAAATTCCGTCCCGCCATCTCGAACGGGCTTGTTGCATTTGAAGACTACAACGGCCATGACAACAGGGATATCGGATTCATAAAAGCCGGATCAACCGGAAAACCGGTGTACATCGATCAGAACCAGATGGACAAGGCAAACCCTGATGTAGACGGGGACTGGATCGTCTACCAGCAGCTCGATGATGGAAAGGAAGACTGGAATATCTACGCCTATAACATCAAGACAGAACAGCTTGTCCAGGTAACAAGGGATCCTGCAACCCAGCAGAAACCCCGGATTTCCGGGGATCTCGTTGTCTGGGAAGACAACAGGAACGGGAAGTGGGATATCTTCATGTACAACCTGAAGAAGGATCTCACAACCGCTATCACCTACGACGATGTAGATGACCGCGAGCCTTCAGTATCAGGCAGCAACGTGGTCTGGTCACGGACTGATCAGGACGGAACCAGCCATATCTACATGGTCAATCTTCAGATACCGGCCACCTACATTGTAAGCCCGGGTCCGGGGAACCAGATCAAGCCAGATATCTACATCGACAAAGTTGCCTGGCAGGATGACAGACTTGGAAACTGGGATGTCTTCCTGTACACCCTGAAACCGAACACCCCGTTTAGAGCATACGAGTTTTATGGGCCGGTAACTATCAACTACCTCCCGGCTCCTGTTGGAACAGAGATCCTGGCAAAAGTGAATGGAAAGACGAAGAGTTCCATCACGGTAGCAAATGAAGGATACTACGGCGGTCAGGGGAGTTACAGCGGTAAACTCTCGGTAAATATTGAGCAGATTGACATCGGCAAGGAGATCTCGTTCTGGGCAGACGGAGTCCAGGGTACTCCAACCATTCCGATCACCGGAGGCGGCACAACACAGGAACTGCCTCTCAACTTCGCAAACGCAAAGCCTGAATCAGATCTCTGTTTCTATGGCTCTGTATCTGTAGACGGACAACCGGCAGAGAAAGGTACAACGATCGTCACCAAGATAGACGATGTCATCAGAGGAGAGGTTACTACAACCCAGTACGGCCAGTATGGCGGATCTGGCGGTCAGGATCCTACACTGAAGATCCCGATCACCCAGAATGATCTCGGAAAACATGTGACCTTCTGGCAGGGTGACTACAAGGCTTCAGAGACATTCCAGATCACAAGCGGTGGCAGTTTCAAACAGGACCTGAGTTTCACCAAGGCAAATCCACTCTCACCATACGAGTTTTACGGGTATGTCCAGCTTGACGGGAAGTCAGCCCCGGCAGGAACGCCCCTTGAGGCCAGAATCGATGCTGTGCCGGTGACTTCCTATGTTACCCGTTACTCCGGTTCATACGGAGGACCAGGCGAGACACCAGAGGATGCCAGGCTCATCGTTCCAATTAAAGAGGCAGATGTCGGAAAGACGATCTCATTCTGGAGCGGAACCCAGCGGGCATCTGAAACACAGGTGATCGCACGATCAGGAGACCGGATTGTAAGGAAAGATCTCGACTTCTCCTCCTCACCGTCAGGAATTGTTGCAGACTTCTCTGCAAATCCGACCTCAGGCGGAGTACCACTGACGGTAAAGTTCACTGACCTCTCTGCCGGAAACCCGACAATGTGGGTCTGGGACTTCGGGGACGGACCAATCCCGATGAGTGCTGGAGATGAGAATGTATCGTGTGCAAGCGGGAACTGCAACACTATTGCAAGTCCGACCCACACATATCGCCAGCCAGGGACATACACAGTCACTCTCACTGCAAGCAACAGACAGAGCTCTGATACCAAGGTAAAGACCGGGTATATCACAGTCAGCAGTACTCCAGTCCCAACCTTCAAGGCAGACTTTGTGGCCAACCCGACCTCCGGAACTTCTCCACTGACTGTGCAGTTCACGGACCTGACAACCGGAAACCCGACCATGTGGAACTGGGACTTCGGGGACGGACCAATCCCGATGAGTGCTGGAGATGAAAATGTTTCATGTGCCAGCGGAACCTGCAACAGCATCGCAAACCCGAAGCACACGTACACTCATGACGGAGTGTACACTGTTACTCTCAGAGCATCGAACCAGTACGGAAACTCTGATACACAGGTCAAACAGGGATACATCACCGTCAGTAGTACACCGGTCCCAACCTTCAAGGCAGACTTCACAGCAGCTCCGACCTCCGGAGCAGCACCGCTGACAGTCCAGTTCAAAGACCTGACAACCGGAAACCCGACCATGTGGAACTGGGACTTCGGGGACGGACCAATCCCGATGAGTGCTGGAGATGAAAATGTATCGTGTGCCAGTGGGAACTGCAACAGCATCGCAAACCCGAAGCACACGTACACTCATGACGGAGTGTACACTGTTACTCTCAGAGCATCGAACCAGTACGGTAACTCTGACACACAGGTCAAACAGGGATACATCACCGTCAGTAGTACACCGGTCCCGGCGTTCAATGCTGACTTTACCGCTGCCCCGACTTCTGGAACAGCACCGCTGACAGTCCAGTTCACCGACAAATCAGCCGGGAACCCAACCATGTGGGTATGGAACTTCGGGGATGGGCCGATCCCGATGGATGCAAATGTTTCATGTGCAAGCGGGAACTGCAACAGCATTGCAAACCCGAAGCATACCTACGTCAAGAACGGAGTCTACACGGTAACGCTGACCGCAAGCAACCAGCAGAACTCGGACACTGAGGCGAAGATAAACTACATCAACGTCCAGAATATTCCGACCTCTGACTCGATCCCAATCGCTGCAGGCTGGAACTTCATATCAGTGCCAAAGAAACTTGTTGCTGGAAAGGATACTGCAGCAATATTCGGGCATATCGAAGTTGACGGACACAGCATATTCCAGTATGATTCTGTTCGTGGACAGTGGCTGACCCTGAACCAGTCGAACCAGATCAAACCCCTCGAAGCAGTATGGCTCTACTCAAAGAAAGCGGACTCAGTACCGCTCTCATTTGACTCGGATCCGCTCCAGATTCCACAGACCCGTGAACTGAAGAGAGGATGGAATGCTATCGGGTTCACCGGATTTGAACCGCTGGAGGCAAAGTTCACCCTTCTTTCAGTCCAGGACAAGTGGGTAAACTGCCTCGGCTTTGACCGGGTTCTCCAGAAGTACAACGAGATGATCATCAAGGGACGTAATGACGACACCAGACTCAACCCATACAACGGGTACTGGCTGTTCATGTCAGAAGATGGCGTCCTTGCTGCCATCTCAGCATAATTTTTGATTATTGCCGAGCCTGTAGTTCTGACAACATTGGTATGACAAACTCTCATATGAGGCTGCAGAAAAAGACCTGTCCGGTACATTTCCTGCAGTTATATTGTCTGAACTGTCTGAAAAGGGGTCAGGGATTATTATCGAATGGATACTATTAAGTCCCTGAGAGGTGAGGTAGGAGTTACGTGGGTGTCAGAGTGACACCCTTAAGATTGTCTGGTGGTGGGATAGAATGAGATTACTCCAAAATATTACACTCCTTCTGGTTGCGGTCACGCTTCTGCTGGCCTCACCATGCATAGGGGGGGTGCTGGCTGAAAGCGGGAGTGCAGCGACTCCTGACTCGTGCGGACCGATGAATGGCGGTCCCTGTATTATTGCAGATTTTATTGGCAGTCCAACAACCGGGGACGCGCCACTGAGAGTTCAGTTCCTTGATGCTTCCAGTGGAAGGCCCTCAATGTGGGCATGGGACTTCGGAGACGGGGGGACCGTCTCTGCAGTTGCAGATCCGGTTCATACTTACACAAAGCCTGGAAAGTACACAGTTAAACTGGCAGCATCCAGTCTGACCAATGGAACCAGTACCAAGGTTCGTGAGGCGTACATTATAGTCCGTGATCCGACACCGATCTCTGCTGACTTCATCGGACACCCGACCAACGGATTTGCACCTCTTGATGTTCAATTCTCAGACTGTACGATCGGGAATCCTGACATCTGGAAATGGGACTTTGGGGATGGATCAACAAGCACGATCCAGAATCCGAACCACACCTATCAGAGGCCTGGAAAATACACAGTAACGCTCAATGCAAGCACTGCCCTTGGAGGAACCAGTACCAAGGTCAAAGAAGATTACATCATTGTTGATGGGAAATGCTCTATCACTGCAGACTTTTCCTTTGATCCACAGTCAGGGATTGCTCCATTGACCGTGCAGTTCACGGATTTATCGACCGGTGATCCAACGATGTGGGCATGGGACTTCGGGGACGGATCAACCGATATGGTTGCAAGCCCAAGCCACACCTATGAGAAGCCCGGAACATACACGGTACGGCTTGCAGCATCAAGCCAGAGTTGTGGTGAAGGATCAAAAGAGAAGACCATCACCGTCAGCCCGTGTAACATCAAGGCAGACTTTGTCGGATCTCCAAACAGCGGTACTGCTCCGCTGACTGTCCAGTTCACTGACAAGTCAACCGGAAACCCCACTATGTGGCACTGGGACTTCGGGGACGGACCAATCCCGATGAATGCTGATGTGTCATGTTCAGGTGGAGGATGTGACAACATAGCAAACCCGACACACACATACCTCGAACCCGGAACATACACGGTCACCCTGACTGCAAGCAGCCAGTACGGATGCTCTGACACGATTACCAAGCAGATGTATGTGGTTGTCGAGCCGGCATGCAGCATCAAGGCAGACTTCATTGCAAACCCAACAAACGGATCTGCTCCGCTCACGGTCCAGTTCACTGACAAATCGACAGGGAATCCGACTATGTGGCATTGGGACTTTGGAGACGGACCGATCCCGATGGATGCCGATGTATCATGCTCGGGTGGAGGATGTGACAACATAGCAAATCCGACTCACACATACCGCGAGCCGGGAACATACACTGTTACACTCACGGCAAGCAACCAGCAGGGATGCACAGACACTATCTCAAAGAGCCAGTTTGTTGTCGTAGTTCCGGCTTGTAACATCAAAGCAGACTTCATTGCAAACCCGACAAACGGGGCGGCACCGCTCACGGTCCAGTTCACAGACAAGTCCACCGGGAACCCGACTATGTGGCACTGGGACTTCGGGGACGGACCAATCCCAATGGATGATGTATCATGTTCGGGTGGAGGATGCGGGAACATTGCAAACCCGACTCACACATACCGCGAGCCGGGAACATACACCGTTACCCTGACCGCAAGCAATCAGCAGGGATGCACAGACACAATATCTAAATCCCAGTTTGTCGTCGTAGTCCCGGCATGCAACATCAAGGCGGACTTCATAGCAGACCCCACCAACGGGGCGGCACCACTTACGGTCCAGTTCACTGACAAGTCAACCGGGAACCCAACTATGTGGCACTGGGACTTCGGGGACGGACCGATCCCAATGGATGACGTATCATGCTCGGGTGGGGGATGTGGAAACATCGCTAACCCGACTCACACATACCGCGAGCCAGGAACTTACACAGTTACTCTCACTGCAAGCAATCAGCAGGGATGCACAGACACTATCTCAAAGAGTCAGTTCGTTGTAGTTGTCCCGGCATGTAGTATCAAGGCAGACTTCATAGCAGACCCCACAAACGGATCAGCACCGCTCACGGTCCAGTTTACTGACAAGTCCACCGGGAACCCGACTATGTGGCACTGGGACTTCGGGGACGGACCAATCCCGATGGATGATGTGTCATGCTCAGGGGGAGGATGCGGGAACATTGCAAACCCGACTCACACATACCGCGAGCCAGGAACATACACAGTTACCCTTACTGCAAGCAACCAGCAGGGATGCACAGACACAATATCTAAATCCCAGTTTGTCGTCGTAGTCCCGGCATGCAGTATCAAGGCGGACTTCATTGCAAACCCGACCAGTGGATCCGCACCGCTCACGGTCCAGTTCACTGACAAGTCCACCGGGAACCCGACTATGTGGCACTGGGACTTCGGGGACGGACCAATCCCGATGGATGATGTGTCATGCTCAGGGGGAGGATGTGGAAACATTGCGAACCCGACTCACACATACCGCGAACCCGGAACTTACACAGTTACTCTCACTGCAAGCAATCAGCAGGGATGCACGGATACTATCTCAAAGAGTCAGTTCGTTGTAGTTGTCCCGGCATGCAGCATCAAGGCAGACTTCATAGCAGACCCGACCAGCGGGGCTGCACCGCTCACGGTCCAGTTTACTGACAAGTCCACCGGGAACCCGACTATGTGGCACTGGGACTTCGGGGACGGACCAATCCCGATGGATGACGTGTCATGCTCAGGTGGAAGTTGTGGTAACATCGCGAACCCAATCCACACATACCGTGAGCCAGGAACATACACCGTTACCCTAACCGCAAGCAACCAGCAGGGATGCACAGACACAATCTCAAAGAGCCAGTTTGTTGTCGTAGTTCCGGCATGCAAAATAGATGCCAACTTCAGTGCTGCCCCAACATCTGGTGAAGCACCACTAAAGGTTCAGTTTACTGATCTCTCGGCTGGAAACCCAACCATGTGGAAATGGAATTTTGGGGATAAACCCGGCCCAATCCCAATGGAAGCCGATGTGTCATGTTCAGGCGGGGGATGCGATAACATCGCAAACCCGATCCACACGTACCTTGATCCGGGAACATACACAGTTACTCTCACTGCAAGCAACCAGCAGGGTTGCTCTGACACCGAGACCAAGACAGCATTCATCACGGTTGGAAAAAAACCAACCGATGTAGTACCTCTCTATCCTGGCTGGAACTTCGTCTCTGTCCCGAAGAAACTTGCACCAGGATCTGATACAGCAAGCATCTTCAGCCATGTGGATGTCAAGGGACACAGTGTGTTCCAGTACGACTCAATGAGTCATGCCTGGAACATAGTCAACCCAGGAACCATCATCAGGCCGCTCGATGCATTCTGGATCTACTCTGGCGGTATCGACAAGATCCCACTGGAGTACGATCCCAACCCGGTTCAGACCCCGCCGACTAAACAGCTGAAGAAAGGCTGGAACGGAGTAGGGTTTACCGGAGTGACCCCGATTGAGGCCAAGTACACCTTCCTCTCGGTTCAGAACAGCTGGGTCAACTGCGTAGGATTTGACGGATCTTCCCAGCGGTATAACGCGATGATCATCAAGGGAAGCAATGACAATACCATGCTCGGACCTTACAACGGATACTGGTTGTACATGTCTGCAGATGGAATTCTTGCAGCAAACGCTGCATAAAACTCTTTTTTGAATTTTAGTGATTGAACAATCAGAGAAGCCGATCCTGTCTTGTCGGCGGCCTGACATGCAGCAATTCCCGTGCAGCCTTTCTGACCTCACTAACCGCATGTTCAGGAGCATACACCCCTACCCGCCACTGTGTTTGGCGGGTCTCGTTCAGGGTTGTTACCAGAGGCGAGACATCTTCGAGGGGAAGAAGACTGTCCCGATCCTGTACCTGAACCTTCATGAACATATCACGGGGAAATGCAGGAATATCAACCAGAACTTCGCGGGGCACGACTCCTGCAAGTTCAGCGATTCTGACTGCAAGGTCCCTCTCCCGTGCATGTGAGTCTTCAGATGGTCGCATGGAAGAAGAGACCTCATCTTTACCGAGGTACAGGGACCGTTTGAAGAGACGCCGGTAGTAGAGATCTTCTGCCAGATGTCTGACATCAGAACGATCAGAATTCAGCAGAGTCTGTATACAGGCTGCATCATCCATCCGGATCATCTGCTCCATGATCCCGGCGGGATCGGCCCTGCTCTGTTCGTACACGGCTGTTGAAAAGATCTTCTCTGCAATTCTGCTCACATGATGGTAATACACCGCTGGCCTCATCAGGGTCCTGGCGATAAGGAGCGATTCTGCTGCCTGCACCCCACTCTCATGAAGGACTATCTCTCCTTCAAAGAGGCGGGTCGCCCTGATCAGGCGTCCTGCATCCACGGTCCCATAGGGAACCCCGGTGTAATGTGCATCACGGAGCAGGTAATCCATCCGGTCAACATCCAGATCGCCATGGATGATGCTGGCCAACTGATGGGTTCCCTCTATCATCAGGCAGACCTCCAGGGGATCGAGATCGATCCGTTCGAGTTCATCTGCAAGCCGGCTCTTTGTGATCAGATCCCTGATATCAGTGTGTGATCTACCGAGGGCTTCTGATGCGATACCTTCGATTGCATGGGAGAACGGACCATGCCCGATATCATGAAGAAGAGCGGCTGCTGTGACCAGCAGATGGTCCTCTCTCCGGAGGCCTATCTGCCCTGACATCAGGGATGCAAGATGCATCGCCCCGAGTGAATGCTCAAACCTGGTATGATGAGCACCCGGATAAACCAGAAACGAGAACCCAAGCTGGCGGATGTACCTGAGTCGCTGAACTTCCGGGGAGTCGACGAGGGGCAGCAGCTCAGGCTCAACCTGGATATACCCATGCACCGGGTCTTTGATGGCTTTAATATTGCACCGGCCTTTGGTCTCTCTGATGGTATTCGTATGGCAGTTTTATGTTACTTCCGGAACAGTCTATCATGGGAGGATATCATAACAGTAACATTTCTCTCGGGCGGTACCGGGACACCCAAACTCCTGCAGGGTGCAAGATTAACC
This window encodes:
- a CDS encoding PKD domain-containing protein, producing MRLLQNITLLLVAVTLLLASPCIGGVLAESGSAATPDSCGPMNGGPCIIADFIGSPTTGDAPLRVQFLDASSGRPSMWAWDFGDGGTVSAVADPVHTYTKPGKYTVKLAASSLTNGTSTKVREAYIIVRDPTPISADFIGHPTNGFAPLDVQFSDCTIGNPDIWKWDFGDGSTSTIQNPNHTYQRPGKYTVTLNASTALGGTSTKVKEDYIIVDGKCSITADFSFDPQSGIAPLTVQFTDLSTGDPTMWAWDFGDGSTDMVASPSHTYEKPGTYTVRLAASSQSCGEGSKEKTITVSPCNIKADFVGSPNSGTAPLTVQFTDKSTGNPTMWHWDFGDGPIPMNADVSCSGGGCDNIANPTHTYLEPGTYTVTLTASSQYGCSDTITKQMYVVVEPACSIKADFIANPTNGSAPLTVQFTDKSTGNPTMWHWDFGDGPIPMDADVSCSGGGCDNIANPTHTYREPGTYTVTLTASNQQGCTDTISKSQFVVVVPACNIKADFIANPTNGAAPLTVQFTDKSTGNPTMWHWDFGDGPIPMDDVSCSGGGCGNIANPTHTYREPGTYTVTLTASNQQGCTDTISKSQFVVVVPACNIKADFIADPTNGAAPLTVQFTDKSTGNPTMWHWDFGDGPIPMDDVSCSGGGCGNIANPTHTYREPGTYTVTLTASNQQGCTDTISKSQFVVVVPACSIKADFIADPTNGSAPLTVQFTDKSTGNPTMWHWDFGDGPIPMDDVSCSGGGCGNIANPTHTYREPGTYTVTLTASNQQGCTDTISKSQFVVVVPACSIKADFIANPTSGSAPLTVQFTDKSTGNPTMWHWDFGDGPIPMDDVSCSGGGCGNIANPTHTYREPGTYTVTLTASNQQGCTDTISKSQFVVVVPACSIKADFIADPTSGAAPLTVQFTDKSTGNPTMWHWDFGDGPIPMDDVSCSGGSCGNIANPIHTYREPGTYTVTLTASNQQGCTDTISKSQFVVVVPACKIDANFSAAPTSGEAPLKVQFTDLSAGNPTMWKWNFGDKPGPIPMEADVSCSGGGCDNIANPIHTYLDPGTYTVTLTASNQQGCSDTETKTAFITVGKKPTDVVPLYPGWNFVSVPKKLAPGSDTASIFSHVDVKGHSVFQYDSMSHAWNIVNPGTIIRPLDAFWIYSGGIDKIPLEYDPNPVQTPPTKQLKKGWNGVGFTGVTPIEAKYTFLSVQNSWVNCVGFDGSSQRYNAMIIKGSNDNTMLGPYNGYWLYMSADGILAANAA
- a CDS encoding PKD domain-containing protein, translating into MKVFTGLIAFFALLMLCGPALAAEFEPVAVFSIEAAVAQVPGVEEQLTFDSIFDWQPRLDERYLTWVCYTAGEGKVWYYDTQGGKRETVSNIACDQNNPDISDGKIVWDDTRNGNSDIFSYDISSGKEDAVFVSTSNKFRPAISNGLVAFEDYNGHDNRDIGFIKAGSTGKPVYIDQNQMDKANPDVDGDWIVYQQLDDGKEDWNIYAYNIKTEQLVQVTRDPATQQKPRISGDLVVWEDNRNGKWDIFMYNLKKDLTTAITYDDVDDREPSVSGSNVVWSRTDQDGTSHIYMVNLQIPATYIVSPGPGNQIKPDIYIDKVAWQDDRLGNWDVFLYTLKPNTPFRAYEFYGPVTINYLPAPVGTEILAKVNGKTKSSITVANEGYYGGQGSYSGKLSVNIEQIDIGKEISFWADGVQGTPTIPITGGGTTQELPLNFANAKPESDLCFYGSVSVDGQPAEKGTTIVTKIDDVIRGEVTTTQYGQYGGSGGQDPTLKIPITQNDLGKHVTFWQGDYKASETFQITSGGSFKQDLSFTKANPLSPYEFYGYVQLDGKSAPAGTPLEARIDAVPVTSYVTRYSGSYGGPGETPEDARLIVPIKEADVGKTISFWSGTQRASETQVIARSGDRIVRKDLDFSSSPSGIVADFSANPTSGGVPLTVKFTDLSAGNPTMWVWDFGDGPIPMSAGDENVSCASGNCNTIASPTHTYRQPGTYTVTLTASNRQSSDTKVKTGYITVSSTPVPTFKADFVANPTSGTSPLTVQFTDLTTGNPTMWNWDFGDGPIPMSAGDENVSCASGTCNSIANPKHTYTHDGVYTVTLRASNQYGNSDTQVKQGYITVSSTPVPTFKADFTAAPTSGAAPLTVQFKDLTTGNPTMWNWDFGDGPIPMSAGDENVSCASGNCNSIANPKHTYTHDGVYTVTLRASNQYGNSDTQVKQGYITVSSTPVPAFNADFTAAPTSGTAPLTVQFTDKSAGNPTMWVWNFGDGPIPMDANVSCASGNCNSIANPKHTYVKNGVYTVTLTASNQQNSDTEAKINYINVQNIPTSDSIPIAAGWNFISVPKKLVAGKDTAAIFGHIEVDGHSIFQYDSVRGQWLTLNQSNQIKPLEAVWLYSKKADSVPLSFDSDPLQIPQTRELKRGWNAIGFTGFEPLEAKFTLLSVQDKWVNCLGFDRVLQKYNEMIIKGRNDDTRLNPYNGYWLFMSEDGVLAAISA
- a CDS encoding HD domain-containing protein; this translates as MHGYIQVEPELLPLVDSPEVQRLRYIRQLGFSFLVYPGAHHTRFEHSLGAMHLASLMSGQIGLRREDHLLVTAAALLHDIGHGPFSHAIEGIASEALGRSHTDIRDLITKSRLADELERIDLDPLEVCLMIEGTHQLASIIHGDLDVDRMDYLLRDAHYTGVPYGTVDAGRLIRATRLFEGEIVLHESGVQAAESLLIARTLMRPAVYYHHVSRIAEKIFSTAVYEQSRADPAGIMEQMIRMDDAACIQTLLNSDRSDVRHLAEDLYYRRLFKRSLYLGKDEVSSSMRPSEDSHARERDLAVRIAELAGVVPREVLVDIPAFPRDMFMKVQVQDRDSLLPLEDVSPLVTTLNETRQTQWRVGVYAPEHAVSEVRKAARELLHVRPPTRQDRLL
- a CDS encoding PKD domain-containing protein, whose product is MMVILLCLCGMAVTAELTLTTGIPAVQSETVNPAAQSGASGISIMAAASDPDAYTLKNTLTLGSVQYTLTRDQCGGDRKQVTTGKLKRVHPKVYDNGVVYEEWNAGVALVGKYDFSTGTSGTINPSGQEQTYPDGSGRMLVYEQDASPGNSLKNIFVYDTQSQTSFQVSPSTYNQNQPAVSGRYVVWQDWSSGNADIVLADLNSRNVDLNSGKYDVNSNKVKIICKDLGDQENPDISGNYVVWEDWRNGNADIYMYDISAGKEYQLTSDSSDQKHPKISGNIVVWEDNRNGGSDVYGIDLRNLHEIRLSATGNAYNPDVSGVLVVWEDRSGSNSDIMLLDLISGRIYNLGNDQFDQKAPSIYGDYVSWEDYSSGNPNIYVMKLSGSGINTGTTRTPSGNYYFYGAVNRAGNPVPVGSTITAMVDGETAARCSFTVDKDGAYGSQDGKYFNIPIYSDDAGKKLTFYVDGAPVDQTMVIATTGGTQMLDLNVSGTTIGSGLIQGTQTGKYQFYGAITNAGSAMPVGSTITAMVEGSTDVRGSFTVDKDGAYGAQGSKYFEVPVYSGDVGKKLTFYVDSVPIDQTIVIGKDGGIQSLDLSSSYGSRVNSYQFSGTAQLNSQNAPSGTVLYALIDGRIRGQASVYSTGQYSGLSVPVYSPDVGKYITFAATYNGITYSSGQQVQVSTRSSGGVGLMSAGSSDVSAESVVSQTLNLAFTSSSSPSQNQYILSGSAMVGSQYASSGTIITALVGNVGRAQTTVTTTGQYSGLTVPIYSSDAGQYMTFTASYNGATYTTSQQYLVGSSTGTGSGGGVALMSVGSTGGVSAEGTITQRLDLTFSSSSSPSQSKYYLYGMATVGGTPLENGRIIYAVVDGQARGQITVSSAGQYGSASGPYLEVPIYQGDVGKTIRFQTDTGSEADQTQLIVSGLTLQKNLNFSTNPAGYAEFTATPVQGSAPLSVKFTDRSTGSPKTHYWDFGDGTTSTDTNPVHVYQRDGVYSVGLVTGYWNGQSKTTVKQNFIAVGAVTPPSAQIGLNPGWNFISSPKMLTDGMNTARAVFGRIDVGGHSIFSYNPRAKTWTTVTADVTIKPLDAFWVYSTKKDALNLYFAADALQIPQTKKLVKGWNTFGVTNLNTISAYNTLLSIRDKWVYVIGYDSASQRFQNTIMNVPDSSQGSLYPGYGYWIYMSDEGDLAAAGI